From a single Pseudobutyrivibrio xylanivorans genomic region:
- a CDS encoding DUF5722 domain-containing protein encodes MKIVRKIAGVALVVTMVVTAFAFMPTINANAASGVAIGGAVIDGGNVVVAASGQTASDDGAYHLVASDPNKGATEGTDVAQQPVSASATFSVPLNKNSADSMLYKKFTVCVMKGGALTAASNSCYITNPEACATRTTPRMDGGKKGLLCDASSVNMGMRSLADLGVKQATVSLPLSKISDGSGVPYTYNGKTYNFDTRYISAFDNYLGRLNSQGVQVTMILLVDQAAKTEFISPYAYNALGTRNYYGLNASTTEGIELLAAAGSFIAARWSSYSYFGMNAKVDNFIIGNEVNAWNEWNYMSCGGDLATYTNEYARAFRVLYNAIKSENANANVYVCTDHHWALNEGTVHGAKAFLTQFNNVIRSQGNIDWRLAYHAYNYPMTNVQSWAPTANIQRNQNTKFVSVYNIDVVTDFLSQPDFISPTGAVRSVKLSEQGYTSSQGEELQAAAFTFAYLVAENNSHIDGLILSREKDDPVIEVPQGLANGILRSDNTQKASYAYYKNAGNPEYTAKASAIAGVDLTTLLAPR; translated from the coding sequence ATGAAAATCGTTAGGAAAATTGCAGGAGTTGCTCTTGTGGTGACAATGGTTGTCACAGCATTTGCATTCATGCCAACCATCAATGCAAATGCTGCATCAGGGGTGGCAATTGGTGGAGCTGTAATTGATGGTGGAAACGTTGTGGTTGCAGCATCTGGACAGACAGCATCAGACGACGGTGCGTATCATCTTGTGGCTTCTGACCCAAACAAGGGGGCAACAGAGGGGACTGATGTGGCACAACAGCCAGTTTCAGCATCAGCAACTTTTAGTGTTCCGCTCAACAAGAATAGTGCAGATTCAATGCTTTATAAAAAGTTTACAGTCTGTGTCATGAAGGGCGGGGCGCTTACAGCAGCATCAAACAGCTGCTATATCACTAATCCTGAGGCCTGTGCTACGCGCACAACACCTCGTATGGATGGTGGAAAGAAGGGGCTTCTCTGTGATGCCAGCTCTGTAAACATGGGAATGCGTTCACTTGCTGACCTCGGAGTAAAGCAGGCCACTGTTTCACTTCCACTCTCGAAGATTTCAGATGGCTCTGGCGTCCCTTACACCTACAATGGAAAGACTTATAATTTTGACACCAGATACATTTCTGCATTTGATAATTATCTTGGGCGTCTTAACTCTCAGGGCGTTCAGGTAACAATGATACTTCTTGTAGACCAGGCTGCAAAGACTGAGTTCATCAGCCCTTATGCTTATAATGCGCTGGGCACCAGAAATTATTATGGACTTAATGCATCTACTACAGAAGGTATCGAGCTTCTTGCAGCAGCTGGCTCATTTATTGCAGCTCGTTGGAGCAGTTATTCATACTTTGGAATGAATGCAAAGGTTGACAACTTCATCATTGGTAATGAGGTTAATGCCTGGAACGAGTGGAATTACATGAGCTGCGGTGGTGACCTTGCAACTTATACAAATGAGTATGCAAGAGCATTTAGAGTTCTCTATAATGCGATTAAGTCTGAGAATGCCAACGCAAATGTATATGTCTGCACAGACCATCACTGGGCACTTAACGAGGGCACAGTTCATGGCGCAAAGGCATTTTTAACACAGTTTAATAATGTCATCAGAAGTCAGGGCAATATTGACTGGAGGCTTGCATATCACGCATATAATTATCCAATGACAAACGTTCAGTCATGGGCACCAACAGCAAATATTCAGCGTAATCAAAATACAAAGTTTGTGTCGGTATACAACATTGATGTTGTTACAGATTTCTTAAGTCAGCCTGATTTCATTTCACCAACTGGTGCAGTTCGCTCTGTAAAGCTTTCTGAGCAGGGCTATACATCATCACAGGGGGAGGAGCTACAGGCAGCAGCTTTTACATTCGCATATCTGGTTGCTGAAAATAATAGTCACATCGATGGACTCATTCTTTCACGTGAAAAGGATGATCCTGTTATCGAAGTGCCACAGGGCCTTGCAAACGGAATCCTTCGTTCAGACAATACACAGAAGGCTTCCTACGCATATTACAAGAATGCAGGAAATCCTGAGTACACAGCAAAGGCCAGCGCAATCGCAGGAGTTGATTTGACAACGCTTCTTGCACCAAGATAA
- a CDS encoding DUF5722 domain-containing protein — MKLLNRIASITLAFALVISAFAVLPALKAEAKGGVAIGGVLIQGGDVVVAASGTAASDDGMYHLVASDVNQAAPAGTDVAQAAISASATFSVPLAKDTANSMLFKKFTVCVMSGGALSPVSNSMYITNPEACASYAPGRMDFGKKGILPDLLQSVASKNQPADMGVKQVNLNIPLSKINSLAGYDFSVRKYNSQGMQVNVIILVDNNTPGQYINPYSMDGFGAHNHYGLNANTADGVAALQSAASFLAKHYSGIGYGQVDNFIIGNEVNAWWLWNYMNCGSNDVFMQEYAKAFRIMYTGIKSENATANVYTCIDHQWSRAEASYYISGKEFLTKLNSIIKSEGNVDWRVAVHPYNAPLYAPNAWETGKNVSHSQATPYVTMANIDVLTDFLCSADMLSPTGAARTVKCSEVGYSSANGEALQAASLVYAYLVAENNRLIDGLVISRESDDAFDISQGMHSGLCNLDGSHKMGYDFYKNAASPDIIAQASAAAGVDLTSLLTPR; from the coding sequence ATGAAATTGCTTAATCGAATTGCAAGTATCACACTCGCATTTGCATTGGTTATTTCAGCATTCGCTGTTTTGCCAGCTCTTAAGGCAGAGGCAAAGGGCGGAGTTGCTATAGGGGGAGTGTTGATTCAGGGCGGTGATGTAGTTGTTGCCGCATCAGGAACAGCAGCTTCTGACGATGGAATGTATCATCTGGTAGCTTCTGATGTGAATCAGGCAGCTCCTGCAGGAACAGATGTGGCACAGGCTGCAATTTCAGCATCAGCTACATTTAGCGTTCCATTGGCAAAGGACACAGCAAATTCTATGCTGTTCAAGAAGTTTACGGTTTGCGTAATGTCTGGCGGAGCACTTTCTCCAGTTTCTAACAGTATGTATATTACTAATCCTGAAGCTTGCGCAAGCTATGCACCAGGACGTATGGATTTTGGCAAGAAGGGTATTCTTCCTGATTTGCTCCAGAGTGTTGCAAGCAAGAATCAGCCAGCAGATATGGGCGTAAAGCAGGTTAACCTGAATATTCCTTTATCAAAGATTAATTCACTGGCAGGCTATGATTTTTCAGTTCGCAAATACAATTCACAGGGCATGCAGGTCAACGTAATCATCCTTGTTGATAACAATACACCAGGTCAGTACATTAACCCATATTCTATGGATGGATTTGGTGCCCATAATCACTATGGATTAAATGCTAATACTGCAGATGGTGTGGCTGCGCTTCAGTCAGCAGCATCATTCCTTGCAAAGCATTATTCAGGAATAGGATACGGTCAGGTTGATAACTTTATCATTGGTAATGAGGTTAATGCGTGGTGGCTTTGGAACTATATGAACTGCGGTTCAAACGATGTGTTCATGCAGGAATATGCCAAGGCTTTCAGAATCATGTACACAGGAATTAAGTCTGAAAACGCTACAGCAAATGTTTACACATGTATCGATCATCAGTGGTCAAGAGCTGAGGCATCTTACTATATTTCAGGCAAGGAGTTTTTGACAAAGCTTAACAGCATTATTAAGAGTGAAGGAAACGTAGATTGGAGAGTTGCTGTTCATCCTTATAATGCACCTCTTTATGCACCAAACGCATGGGAGACAGGTAAGAATGTTTCACATAGCCAAGCTACACCTTATGTAACAATGGCAAATATCGATGTTTTGACAGATTTCCTCTGTTCGGCTGACATGCTTTCACCAACAGGTGCTGCACGAACTGTAAAGTGCTCTGAGGTCGGCTATTCAAGTGCAAATGGAGAGGCACTTCAGGCTGCATCATTAGTTTATGCATATCTTGTTGCTGAGAACAACAGATTAATTGATGGTTTAGTTATCTCAAGAGAATCAGATGATGCATTCGATATTTCTCAGGGAATGCATTCTGGTTTATGCAATTTGGATGGCTCACACAAGATGGGCTATGATTTCTACAAGAATGCTGCAAGTCCTGACATTATTGCACAGGCAAGTGCAGCAGCAGGTGTAGATCTTACTTCATTGCTAACTCCTAGGTAA
- the hypB gene encoding hydrogenase nickel incorporation protein HypB, whose translation MGEVKVIEIGESVFAENEAAAEAIRQQMKAQGTFFVNVMSGPGSGKTTTLSAIINRMKDKYKIGEMDVDIETSIDAQRVADATGVESIQIHNMGLCHIDADMTSRALMEYDTKDFDLLILENIGNLVCPAEFDVGANKNLMLLSVPEGDDKPLKYPLMFEISDVVLINKIDTLDYFDFSKEKVTERILKLNPNAKIFFVSGKTGEGLDEVVAWLEDEIATAKN comes from the coding sequence ATGGGTGAAGTTAAAGTAATTGAAATAGGTGAAAGCGTCTTCGCTGAAAATGAAGCAGCTGCAGAGGCTATCCGTCAGCAGATGAAGGCTCAGGGAACCTTTTTTGTAAATGTAATGTCAGGCCCTGGCTCAGGAAAGACCACAACTCTTTCTGCCATCATCAACAGAATGAAGGATAAATACAAAATTGGTGAGATGGATGTGGATATTGAGACTAGCATCGATGCACAGAGAGTTGCTGACGCCACAGGCGTTGAATCCATCCAGATTCATAATATGGGACTTTGCCATATTGATGCTGATATGACAAGCCGTGCGCTTATGGAGTATGACACCAAGGATTTTGATTTACTTATCCTTGAGAATATTGGTAACTTGGTTTGTCCAGCAGAGTTTGATGTTGGAGCAAACAAGAATCTTATGTTGCTCTCTGTTCCAGAGGGTGATGATAAGCCTCTTAAGTATCCACTTATGTTTGAAATCAGTGATGTGGTTCTCATCAACAAGATTGATACCTTGGACTACTTCGATTTCAGCAAGGAAAAGGTTACTGAGCGAATTCTAAAGCTCAATCCAAATGCAAAGATTTTCTTTGTAAGTGGAAAGACTGGTGAAGGCCTCGACGAGGTTGTCGCTTGGTTAGAGGATGAAATCGCAACAGCGAAGAATTAA
- a CDS encoding class I SAM-dependent methyltransferase: protein MGELHYIAFEDEATDIKDKVESYWTKRAESFFDLRHDEIESKKANRWLEEIEKLLSSGKQLNILDVGCGTGFFEVILGRAGHKVTGIDLTPEMVSRANEMIGMYGLDRENVKAITGDAEHLPFDDESFDVVISRNLTWTLPHPIDAYTDWFRVLKKGGMLINFDAEYAKGAHNLKSPENLAHSKISDALKDECHDIYHMLTISMLDRPMWDESVLCHIGYGNVNVDLSFGDRIFIEHDEFYIPDKMFCVSALKPCK, encoded by the coding sequence ATGGGTGAGTTACATTATATAGCCTTTGAGGATGAGGCTACAGACATCAAAGACAAGGTTGAAAGCTATTGGACAAAACGTGCTGAGAGCTTTTTTGATCTTAGACACGATGAGATAGAAAGCAAAAAAGCAAATCGCTGGTTGGAAGAAATTGAAAAGCTTCTTTCATCGGGAAAGCAGCTGAATATACTTGATGTAGGTTGCGGAACAGGCTTTTTTGAAGTAATACTTGGCAGAGCAGGACACAAGGTTACAGGAATTGATTTGACACCAGAAATGGTTTCAAGAGCTAATGAGATGATTGGAATGTACGGTCTTGACCGTGAAAATGTTAAGGCTATCACAGGAGATGCAGAGCATCTTCCATTTGATGATGAAAGCTTTGATGTGGTTATCAGCAGGAATCTTACCTGGACATTGCCACATCCAATTGATGCATATACAGACTGGTTCCGCGTTTTGAAAAAGGGCGGAATGCTTATTAATTTTGATGCAGAGTATGCTAAGGGGGCACATAATCTCAAGAGTCCAGAGAATCTTGCTCATAGCAAAATTAGTGATGCATTGAAGGATGAGTGCCATGATATTTATCATATGTTGACCATCAGTATGCTTGATAGACCAATGTGGGATGAGAGTGTATTATGCCACATTGGCTACGGAAACGTAAACGTGGATTTGAGTTTCGGAGACCGCATTTTTATTGAGCATGATGAGTTTTATATACCAGATAAAATGTTTTGTGTATCGGCTCTGAAGCCTTGTAAATAG
- a CDS encoding class I SAM-dependent methyltransferase: protein MDVLEKENRAYWQQRAAGYSEVNKEELAGVQRNTWTSFLTAKISERFPNREPETISILDVGAGPGFISIILAEAGYKVTAFDFSDEMLKEARANAGELASKITFRQGDAMDLPFDKEVFDVVFSRNLIWNIPFPEKAYEQWLRVLKPEGLMMVFDANWYAFLVDDEKKAEFEQDRKNVAAEGLGDYNIGENFDQMDVIASKMPSTRRLRPQWDKEFLESISAGWVETYEDIGQILYSEKEKINYKSTPLFMVQVIKG, encoded by the coding sequence ATGGATGTATTAGAAAAAGAAAACAGAGCCTATTGGCAGCAGCGTGCTGCAGGCTACTCAGAGGTTAATAAAGAAGAATTAGCAGGCGTCCAACGAAATACTTGGACGTCTTTTTTAACTGCAAAAATTAGCGAGAGATTTCCTAATAGGGAGCCTGAAACTATAAGCATTTTGGATGTGGGCGCAGGACCAGGGTTTATCTCTATTATTCTCGCAGAGGCAGGTTATAAGGTCACAGCATTTGATTTTTCAGATGAAATGCTAAAGGAAGCCAGGGCAAATGCAGGGGAGCTTGCATCGAAAATTACCTTTAGGCAGGGTGATGCAATGGACCTTCCATTTGACAAAGAGGTGTTTGATGTAGTATTCTCAAGAAACTTGATTTGGAACATTCCGTTTCCTGAGAAAGCATATGAGCAATGGCTTCGAGTATTGAAGCCAGAAGGCTTGATGATGGTGTTTGATGCCAACTGGTATGCATTTCTTGTGGATGATGAAAAGAAGGCTGAATTTGAGCAGGATAGAAAGAATGTTGCAGCAGAGGGACTGGGTGATTACAACATCGGTGAGAACTTCGATCAGATGGATGTAATAGCAAGCAAGATGCCTTCTACAAGGCGCCTGCGCCCTCAGTGGGATAAGGAGTTCTTGGAGTCGATTAGTGCAGGCTGGGTTGAAACCTACGAGGACATAGGGCAGATTCTCTATTCCGAAAAAGAAAAAATAAATTACAAATCAACACCACTTTTTATGGTGCAGGTTATAAAAGGGTAG
- a CDS encoding ABC transporter ATP-binding protein, with translation MDPILSFEQLEVSFPEGPVVSDITFQLKKGEILGLVGESGSGKSTIIKAAMGIMNPGGRITNGSIIYQDTNLVELSEKKMNTLRGSQLGMIFQDAGGSLCPIRTIGDQILECMKVRGKAARKQVKEEAISLFDKLNFKGSEKIWNSYPFELSGGMNQRVAVAITMLMKPKILLADEPTSALDNISRNQVLAELININDMGTSVILVTHDIDIVDAICDRVVVLKDGQIKEWGEAKEVLRAPKNEYTKLLINSTRELRGESLWQA, from the coding sequence ATGGACCCAATTCTTTCTTTTGAACAACTAGAGGTATCCTTCCCAGAAGGTCCGGTGGTTTCTGATATAACCTTTCAATTGAAGAAGGGTGAAATCCTGGGTCTGGTTGGGGAGTCAGGAAGTGGAAAGAGTACCATTATCAAGGCAGCCATGGGAATTATGAATCCAGGTGGCAGAATTACAAATGGTTCCATTATCTACCAGGATACCAATCTTGTTGAGCTGTCAGAAAAGAAAATGAACACTTTGAGAGGCTCGCAGCTTGGAATGATTTTCCAAGATGCGGGTGGCTCTCTATGCCCAATTCGAACTATTGGAGACCAGATTTTAGAGTGTATGAAGGTCAGAGGGAAGGCTGCTAGGAAACAGGTTAAAGAGGAGGCAATTTCCCTTTTTGACAAGCTGAATTTCAAAGGTAGCGAAAAGATTTGGAACAGCTATCCTTTTGAGCTTTCTGGAGGGATGAATCAGCGCGTTGCGGTGGCAATTACTATGCTGATGAAGCCAAAAATACTGTTGGCAGACGAGCCTACAAGTGCACTTGACAATATTTCAAGAAATCAGGTCTTAGCAGAGCTTATCAATATCAATGATATGGGAACCTCGGTAATTCTTGTGACTCATGATATCGATATTGTTGATGCGATTTGTGACAGAGTGGTAGTTCTGAAGGATGGGCAGATTAAAGAGTGGGGAGAGGCGAAGGAAGTTCTGAGAGCGCCTAAAAATGAGTACACGAAGCTGCTTATAAATTCCACAAGGGAGCTTAGGGGAGAATCCCTGTGGCAGGCTTAG
- a CDS encoding ABC transporter substrate-binding protein: MKIKKTIALVLSLALAATAFIGCGNTTKDSASESQTQETQTSGKKVFTFGDTTFNAENEEPTIDAHDAYCGWPCIRYGIGETLFKFDDNMQLEPWIAESYENVDELTWKITIKDGVTFSNGKAVDAAAVKACIEDLVAVHERAAGDLSIDTIEAEGQTLTIKTQTPKPTLINYLCDPYGCIIDVDAGNEGGIVVGTGPYVATELVTDDHISLVKNEKYWNGTVKVDEITVLTISDGDTLALALQNGDIDAAYGMAYASYPIFENDAYTFSSTATSRAFYCQMNYKSDIIKDDAVRKALAMGIDKESFVNTLLNGYGYVGAGAFPETFTFGGQNVKTDSYDPEGAKLVLEDAGWVDTDGDGIREKNGKTLTIRWISYPSRQELPLLAESAQATLKDIGFDIQLNVTADHGQIVSDPEQWDVYAAAFVTCGIGDPMYFFTTHCLDDSSKNRGGYHNDNLQALGDKMNETFDADARGDIAIEMQQQILDDNAFIFCSFLKMSMISKSNVTGLVAHPSDYYELTADLDIN; this comes from the coding sequence ATGAAGATTAAGAAGACGATTGCGCTTGTGCTGTCATTGGCACTGGCCGCTACAGCTTTCATTGGCTGTGGAAACACAACTAAGGATTCAGCAAGTGAATCACAGACACAGGAGACACAGACTTCAGGAAAGAAGGTTTTCACATTTGGTGACACAACCTTCAATGCAGAAAATGAAGAGCCAACAATCGATGCACACGATGCATATTGCGGTTGGCCATGCATTCGTTATGGTATTGGCGAGACACTATTCAAGTTTGACGATAACATGCAGCTTGAGCCATGGATAGCAGAAAGCTATGAGAATGTGGACGAGCTTACATGGAAGATTACTATTAAGGATGGTGTAACATTCTCTAATGGTAAGGCTGTTGACGCAGCAGCTGTAAAGGCTTGTATTGAGGATTTGGTTGCAGTTCATGAGCGAGCAGCAGGCGATCTTTCTATCGACACAATCGAGGCTGAGGGTCAGACTCTTACAATCAAGACACAGACTCCAAAGCCTACACTTATCAACTATCTTTGTGATCCTTATGGATGTATCATCGATGTTGATGCTGGAAATGAGGGCGGAATTGTTGTTGGTACAGGCCCTTATGTTGCAACTGAGCTTGTGACAGACGACCACATTAGTCTTGTAAAGAATGAAAAATATTGGAATGGTACTGTAAAGGTTGATGAAATTACAGTTCTTACTATTTCAGATGGTGATACTTTGGCTCTTGCCCTTCAGAATGGTGACATTGACGCTGCATATGGTATGGCTTATGCAAGCTATCCAATTTTTGAGAATGATGCATACACATTCTCAAGTACAGCAACAAGCCGTGCTTTCTATTGTCAGATGAACTACAAGTCTGACATCATCAAGGATGATGCAGTACGTAAGGCTCTTGCAATGGGAATCGACAAGGAGAGCTTCGTAAATACGTTATTAAATGGTTATGGATATGTTGGCGCTGGCGCATTCCCTGAGACCTTCACATTTGGTGGTCAGAATGTAAAGACTGATAGCTATGATCCTGAGGGAGCAAAGCTTGTTCTTGAGGATGCAGGCTGGGTTGATACAGATGGTGATGGAATTCGCGAGAAGAATGGTAAGACTCTTACAATCAGATGGATTAGTTATCCAAGCCGTCAGGAGCTCCCTCTTCTTGCGGAGAGCGCACAGGCTACACTTAAGGATATTGGTTTCGATATTCAGCTTAACGTAACAGCTGACCACGGACAGATTGTATCTGATCCTGAGCAGTGGGATGTTTATGCAGCTGCATTCGTAACATGCGGTATCGGAGATCCAATGTATTTCTTTACAACACACTGTTTAGACGATTCTTCTAAGAACCGTGGTGGATATCACAATGATAATCTTCAGGCTCTTGGGGATAAGATGAATGAGACCTTCGATGCTGATGCAAGAGGTGATATTGCAATTGAGATGCAGCAGCAGATTCTTGATGACAATGCATTTATCTTCTGCTCATTCCTTAAGATGAGCATGATTTCAAAGTCTAATGTAACCGGTCTTGTGGCTCATCCAAGTGATTACTATGAGCTTACAGCTGACCTTGATATTAACTAG
- the nikC gene encoding nickel transporter permease produces the protein MKTRLIVFTILAALLIFVAIFADGLCPYDPYAQDLTVAYSAPGPEHLLGTDAFGRDMLSRVIVGAKVSVLSTLALVGVITIVGALIGVSAGYFGGAFDTVMMRISDFCMAFPGLVFALAVAAILGGGVVNAVIALAVISWPKYARVARSQTLSLKVSSFVQAAVVAGANPPQIIFRHILPNILGPILVTSMLDIGTMMMELAGLSFLGLGAQPPTAEWGSMMSNGRSMLQTYPWVVLSPGLGIFVSVVIFNLLGDSVRDVIDPKNSRFR, from the coding sequence TTGAAAACTAGACTTATCGTATTTACGATATTGGCAGCGTTGTTAATATTTGTAGCAATATTCGCAGATGGATTGTGTCCATACGATCCTTATGCTCAGGATTTGACGGTGGCCTATTCTGCACCTGGGCCAGAACATCTTTTAGGTACAGATGCTTTTGGTCGTGATATGCTTTCGCGAGTTATTGTGGGTGCAAAGGTAAGCGTATTATCTACACTGGCGCTTGTAGGGGTTATCACTATCGTGGGCGCGTTAATCGGCGTGTCTGCTGGATATTTTGGTGGCGCATTTGATACTGTTATGATGCGCATTTCAGATTTTTGTATGGCCTTTCCAGGACTTGTTTTTGCCCTTGCGGTGGCCGCGATTTTGGGGGGTGGTGTTGTAAATGCTGTAATCGCCCTTGCGGTTATCAGCTGGCCTAAGTATGCAAGAGTTGCACGAAGTCAGACATTATCGTTGAAGGTTTCCTCCTTCGTTCAGGCGGCGGTTGTGGCTGGAGCTAATCCCCCTCAGATTATCTTCAGACATATATTGCCAAATATATTAGGGCCAATTTTAGTCACATCAATGCTTGATATAGGCACGATGATGATGGAGTTGGCGGGACTGTCTTTTCTCGGTCTGGGTGCGCAGCCACCTACAGCCGAGTGGGGCAGCATGATGTCAAACGGAAGAAGTATGCTTCAAACTTATCCTTGGGTAGTTCTTTCACCAGGACTTGGAATATTTGTTTCCGTTGTTATTTTTAATCTACTAGGCGATTCGGTCAGAGATGTTATAGACCCGAAAAATAGTCGCTTTAGATAG
- a CDS encoding ABC transporter permease, which produces MKYIINRILGLIPILFAITFLSFAMMRLAGSDVVEQKMLNTGQVVSEAQLQAAKAELGLDRPFLVQYFSWLNDLLHGDMGVSFVSGQDIFQTFISKLPATLFLTLTSIVLTVLISIPLGVIAAVYQNKFWDYFIRFFSFIGNSMPNFFVSLVLMYWLAIRLGLFPIISREVSMTSVAMPTFTLAIAMSAKYLRQVRATVLDELSKDYVVGAKARGVKFSTTLFKSVLRECLVTIITLLAISIGSLLGGTAIVESIFMWDGVGKLAVDAINMRDYPMIQAYVMWMAIIYVTVNLISDLTYRLLDPRIRLEDAKLEN; this is translated from the coding sequence TTGAAATATATTATTAATAGAATTCTTGGGTTAATTCCAATATTGTTTGCAATCACTTTTCTATCCTTTGCGATGATGAGACTTGCAGGTAGTGATGTTGTTGAGCAGAAGATGCTCAATACTGGGCAAGTTGTAAGTGAAGCACAGCTTCAGGCGGCAAAGGCAGAATTGGGATTAGACAGACCATTTCTAGTGCAGTATTTCTCATGGCTGAACGATTTGCTACATGGTGACATGGGAGTGAGCTTCGTTTCTGGTCAGGATATTTTCCAAACCTTTATTTCTAAGCTGCCAGCTACTTTATTTTTAACGCTGACATCAATTGTTTTGACAGTTTTAATATCTATTCCGTTAGGAGTTATTGCGGCGGTTTATCAGAACAAATTCTGGGACTATTTCATCAGGTTTTTCAGCTTCATTGGAAACAGTATGCCTAATTTCTTTGTTTCACTGGTTCTGATGTATTGGCTCGCAATCAGGCTTGGACTTTTCCCTATTATTTCTAGGGAGGTTTCAATGACTAGTGTTGCTATGCCAACCTTTACGCTGGCGATTGCTATGAGTGCAAAGTATTTAAGACAGGTAAGAGCTACAGTCCTTGACGAACTTAGCAAGGATTATGTGGTGGGAGCAAAAGCTAGGGGAGTTAAGTTCTCAACAACGCTTTTTAAAAGCGTTTTGCGTGAATGCCTTGTAACAATTATTACGTTACTTGCGATTTCTATTGGTAGTTTGCTTGGTGGTACAGCAATCGTTGAGTCCATTTTTATGTGGGACGGTGTTGGAAAGCTTGCTGTTGATGCAATAAATATGCGTGATTATCCAATGATTCAGGCTTATGTAATGTGGATGGCAATTATCTATGTTACGGTCAATTTGATTTCAGATTTGACCTATCGTCTGTTGGATCCACGTATCAGATTGGAGGACGCTAAGCTTGAAAACTAG